From one Solanum stenotomum isolate F172 chromosome 12, ASM1918654v1, whole genome shotgun sequence genomic stretch:
- the LOC125846297 gene encoding mediator of RNA polymerase II transcription subunit 21 isoform X1, which translates to MDIISQLQEQVNTIAALAFNTFGTLQRDAPPVRLSPNYPEPPPANPTEDSTNVAEQPKQMSAAFVKAAKQFDALVAALPLSDGGEEAQLKRIAELQAENDAVGQELQKQLEAAEKELKQVQELFNQATDNCLNLKKPE; encoded by the exons ATGGATATCATATCACAGTTACAGGAACAAGTAAATACAATTGCAGCTCTTGCTTTCAACACCTTTGGTACTCTTCAAAGGGACGCCCCTCCTGTGCGTCTATCACCTAATTATCCAGAACCTCCACCTGCTAATCCCACAGAAGACTCAACTAATGTTGCAGAACAACCAAAACAAATGAGTGCTGCTTTTGTTAAGGCTGCCAAGCAG TTTGATGCGTTGGTTGCTGCTCTTCCTTTATCAGATGGGGGTGAAGAAGCCCAATTGAAAAGAATTGCAGAACTCCAG GCTGAGAACGATGCAGTTGGCCAAGAACTTCAAAAACAACTGGAAGCTGCAG AGAAGGAGCTAAAGCAGGTCCAGGAGTTGTTTAACCAAGCAACAGATAACTGCCTGAACTTGAAGAAGCCAGAATGA
- the LOC125846297 gene encoding mediator of RNA polymerase II transcription subunit 21 isoform X2, with translation MDIISQLQEQVNTIAALAFNTFGTLQRDAPPVRLSPNYPEPPPANPTEDSTNVAEQPKQMSAAFVKAAKQFDALVAALPLSDGGEEAQLKRIAELQAENDAVGQELQKQLEAAVY, from the exons ATGGATATCATATCACAGTTACAGGAACAAGTAAATACAATTGCAGCTCTTGCTTTCAACACCTTTGGTACTCTTCAAAGGGACGCCCCTCCTGTGCGTCTATCACCTAATTATCCAGAACCTCCACCTGCTAATCCCACAGAAGACTCAACTAATGTTGCAGAACAACCAAAACAAATGAGTGCTGCTTTTGTTAAGGCTGCCAAGCAG TTTGATGCGTTGGTTGCTGCTCTTCCTTTATCAGATGGGGGTGAAGAAGCCCAATTGAAAAGAATTGCAGAACTCCAG GCTGAGAACGATGCAGTTGGCCAAGAACTTCAAAAACAACTGGAAGCTGCAG TTTACTGA
- the LOC125846285 gene encoding UPF0051 protein ABCI8, chloroplastic-like, which yields MASFLTNGISRFCPQSITEQPKLPKGSNFLPNPPSPRISNSGNFKIKAADAKATVEVPGKESSLSISNENDPLQKFLKRDYKWGFNENIESFALPKGLSEETIRLISSRKNEPEWMLEYRLKSYEKFVKMKEPKWSDNQYPEIDFQNICYYSEPKKKPTLDSLDEADPELVRYFDKLGIPLNERNRLANVAVDAVLDSVSIATTHRKTLEKSGVIFCSISEAIREYPDLVWKYLFRVVPPEDNFYAALNSAVFSDGSFVYIPKNTKCPMQISTYFRINAMETGQFERTLIVADEGSFVEYLEGCTAPSYDTNQLHAAVVELYCHEGAEIKYSTVQNWYAGDEEGRGGIYNFVTKRGICAGARSKISWTQVETGSAITWKYPSVVLEGDESVGEFYSVALTNNYQQADTGTKMIHKGKNTRSRIISKGISAGNSRNCYRGLVQVLSSAENARNSSQCDSMLIGDKAAANTYPYIQAKNPSARIEHEATTSKIGEDQLFYFQQRGIDYEKAMAAMISGFCRDVFNELPDEFGAEVNQLMSLKLEGSVG from the exons ATGGCTTCTTTTCTCACCAACGGAATCTCACGCTTCTGTCCTCAATCCATCACTGAGCAGCCTAAACTCCCAAAAGGGTCTAACTTTTTGCCTAATCCACCCTCCCCTAGAATCTCAAATTCAGGTAATTTCAAGATTAAAGCTGCTGATGCCAAGGCAACTGTTGAAGTTCCAGGTAAAGAATCATCTTTATCAATCTCAAATGAAAACGACCCACTTCAGAAATTCTTGAAAAGAGACTATAAATGGGGTTTCAATGAAAATATTGAATCTTTTGCGCTGCCAAAAGGGCTTTCGGAGGAAACTATAAGGTTGATTTCATCAAGAAAGAATGAGCCTGAATGGATGCTTGAGTATAGATTGAAATCGTATGAGAAATTTGTTAAAATGAAAGAGCCTAAATGGTCTGATAATCAGTACCCAGAAATTGATTTTCAGAATATTTGTTATTATTCAGAACCTAAAAAGAAACCAACTTTAGATAGTCTTGATGAGGCTGACCCTGAGCTTGTTAGGTATTTTGATAAATTGGGTATTCCTTTGAATGAAAGAAATCGTTTAGCAAATGTTGCAGTTGATGCTGTTCTTGATAGTGTTTCTATTGCCACAACTCATAGGAAGACTTTAGAGAAGTCTGGTGTGATTTTTTGTTCGATTTCTGAGGCTATTAGGGAGTATCCAGATTTAGTCTGGAAGTATTTGTTTAGAGTTGTGCCCCCAGAAGACAATTTTTACGCGGCTCTTAATTCAGCTGTGTTTAGTGATGGATCATTTGTGTATATACCCAAGAACACCAAGTGTCCTATGCAAATATCTACTTATTTTAGAATAAATGCAATGGAAACTGGACAATTCGAGAGGACTTTGATTGTTGCGGATGAAGGAAGTTTTGTTGAGTATTTAGAAGGGTGTACAGCACCTTCATATGATACAAATCAGTTACATGCTGCTGTGGTGGAATTGTATTGCCATGAAGGTGCAGAGATTAAGTACTCAACCGTGCAGAATTGGTACGCTGGAGATGAGGAAGGGAGAGGAGGGATTTATAATTTCGTTACAAAGAGAGGAATTTGTGCTGGGGCTAGATCGAAGATATCATGGACACAAGTTGAGACTGGCTCAGCTATTACCTGGAAGTATCCAAGTGTTGTGTTAGAGGGTGATGAATCGGTTGGTGAATTCTATTCTGTGGCATTGACCAACAACTATCAGCAGGCAGATACAGGAACGAAGATGATACACAAAGGGAAGAATACGAGGAGTAGGATTATTTCAAAGGGTATTTCTGCAGGAAATTCTAGAAACTGTTACAGAGGACTAGTTCAGGTCTTATCAAGTGCAGAGAATGCTCGGAATTCCTCCCAGTGTGATTCAATGCTCATCGGTGATAAAGCTGCAGCCAACACTTATCCATATATTCAG GCGAAGAACCCCTCTGCCCGGATAGAACATGAAGCCACAACTTCAAAGATTGGTGAAGATCAGTTGTTCTACTTCCAGCAGAGAGGAATCGACTATGAGAAAGCAATGGCTGCAATGATATCTGGGTTTTGCAGAGATGTTTTCAATGAACTCCCTGATGAATTTGGTGCTGAGGTGAACCAATTAATGAGCTTGAAGCTTGAAGGGTCTGTAGGTTAA